In the genome of Flavobacterium panacagri, one region contains:
- a CDS encoding DKNYY domain-containing protein codes for MSLRETDLIKIKRLFLFFSFNLVVSCQYISIEPAAVDPSLKVENGYGDCSFLEYPTYIINKDYVIYQDCSTHKIIDADVTSFTIKTSGREGFAFDKNGVFVKGKQVRIDTAGFTVLPDNPERDLCWKTGTKFFKNTTEVNKAVLNILQNNPGRKSKTALSNDDSNKIVIDYNFYKKDNHVYYRGKQTNFDAETFTQIDKSHLYYRDKDVVFYLDNLKGGIQKLKDVDPNSARVFNNFLTDKNYLYHENIKIIKSKEVELLAIFPGYRKGCGLDPEPGSDFYLFKNTEGFWLVKISDKISYRFLGKVFDRKWDQAFDVIDLHKKYGNTRINLPIQPAEKALKETENQIYNIAAVDVRPEYPGGIEKLYDFFKTNYIVPEYVIKNNIKKLRIYTNFVIEKDGTLSEIKVLYDPGYNSAKELLRVLKLAPHWKPATIDGKPVRCLYSTRFNIN; via the coding sequence ATGAGCCTAAGAGAAACTGATTTAATAAAGATCAAAAGACTTTTTTTATTTTTTAGCTTTAATTTAGTGGTCAGCTGCCAATATATTTCCATTGAACCTGCAGCAGTCGATCCATCATTAAAAGTTGAAAACGGATATGGAGACTGCAGTTTTTTGGAATATCCTACTTATATTATTAACAAAGACTATGTAATCTATCAGGACTGCTCTACACATAAGATTATTGATGCAGATGTGACTTCTTTCACAATAAAAACATCTGGAAGAGAAGGTTTTGCATTTGATAAAAATGGAGTTTTTGTGAAAGGAAAACAGGTAAGAATTGACACTGCAGGTTTTACAGTTCTCCCAGATAATCCAGAAAGAGATCTATGTTGGAAAACCGGAACGAAATTTTTTAAAAACACAACAGAAGTAAATAAAGCAGTTCTGAATATACTTCAAAATAATCCAGGCAGAAAATCAAAAACTGCTTTAAGTAACGACGATTCTAATAAGATCGTTATAGATTATAATTTTTATAAAAAGGATAATCATGTTTATTATAGAGGTAAACAAACTAATTTTGATGCGGAAACATTTACCCAAATAGATAAAAGTCATCTGTATTACAGAGATAAAGATGTAGTTTTTTATCTTGATAATCTTAAAGGCGGAATACAGAAATTAAAGGATGTTGATCCAAATTCTGCCAGAGTTTTCAATAATTTCCTTACAGATAAAAATTATTTATATCATGAAAATATAAAAATAATTAAGAGCAAGGAAGTTGAACTGTTAGCCATTTTTCCCGGCTATAGAAAAGGCTGCGGTTTAGATCCCGAACCTGGTTCAGATTTTTATCTGTTTAAAAATACCGAAGGATTCTGGCTGGTAAAAATTTCAGATAAAATTTCCTATCGATTTCTAGGAAAAGTCTTTGACCGCAAATGGGATCAGGCTTTTGATGTTATTGATCTTCATAAAAAATACGGAAATACGAGAATCAACCTACCTATTCAGCCCGCTGAAAAAGCATTGAAAGAAACAGAAAATCAAATTTACAATATTGCAGCGGTTGATGTACGGCCTGAATATCCAGGAGGAATTGAAAAATTATATGATTTTTTTAAAACAAATTACATCGTACCTGAATATGTAATAAAAAATAATATCAAGAAACTGCGCATTTATACCAATTTTGTCATTGAAAAAGATGGAACTTTATCTGAAATTAAAGTCCTATACGATCCCGGATACAACTCTGCAAAAGAATTATTGCGGGTTCTAAAATTGGCTCCTCATTGGAAACCAGCCACAATAGATGGAAAACCAGTGAGATGTTTGTACAGCACACGATTTAATATAAATTAA
- a CDS encoding contractile injection system tape measure protein, with the protein MEEINSHIVSSLKWETTFDQKREGYKLQERLSTWSRISLPREIASIFNELCPREQSWRIESLELDLGSCDYSDLEFDLSRKIRNLLRDKIAELILYQNNQKENGIAVYNKEKSILENLMVFLLDGYLPWNYQTKEGSVNQIMAELLQNNLTEVIAIIKGTGMTHEEVRKRIAWQFDEKNITKIIATLEPNNSSSIIEFTSIMVNIQVKETIIQTSTASFKKNLWFFILNFLLLERGTLFNKLAFMRSSILQMANHYNIAYAELIVLIENTVIKLSNKTSQNNHFIACLKILTQEYEKQKSENYLPETAINYWNLLEQLFKNKNSRRFKSDKDNLNELIVALNTENKTKFDALVQLIFKEESLLVLLLKDLKEDSIKVLFSRLDTTPSLLQMESVIYLNKLSQTFKLKTDRKVLWEIGMLFLIKNQNADNTAFLLFCIKELGKKNNLRHEHLLAMFTNAKIPLTVKNNNSAIIYTNLNSIYCREINSSNSNYPAIHFKNLIVRLELELQKNSIKNVFFIDLQRSLTRTILLHPKMAFDTMLSYGNKEVLKKILPLIMNREILQLLVKNANYKKTKLVQTIQLVYEILNEKDNYDFPEELMTDNLLLLGMQEILFHPEHNSSLFLETIVIELSKKVTDTKRDDYYQFIVKLIHSKRIKSFGVTIKKTFLNQLKNTNFIDIAEFAKLVQNTSPQDQQELAQFLTANFNDSRFVLLRKQDRKESENLLCYFLTNGVSLKKNWIQKTSNLIINNVKSVSKTKTIWELNELFWSAILKHPSYKGNQILFEKLLQKELTSYLKKTISKEKNRSQNKINAIESTNSEIEFASIFEDDLNSYYTVSNEFSESISAEILFEIQKLTEKEKYKWIFSIMMERQIPLGFSFSKSIEMKDVLNAVIIKEPMIFFQIIKKEFIPEAQIDWLTHNVSFHNVCNAISQLDRNRESYLRILEKFNHVLGAITIKGLTSKEMQYLLLRKLLRANASNSWKLISIDKIWNELIWEVITKKGISKKNFVADLEKYIYQFPPALQLGLKEIIRTENQTVPILKQTEIISKMKEIKSTEKSKNNLKQGIAIRNAGIVLLNAYIPMLFERLKLTSENKFVSNEHQVRAVQYLQYVITGMQETEEFYLPLNKVLCGLPLSNTIPDFIEIADQEKQLINGLIQAVISHWPAIGDCSINGFRGNWLVRDGILVELEDKWELIVDKRAYDILINKSPFAFSIIKYHWIDKPLHVIWPY; encoded by the coding sequence ATGGAAGAAATAAATAGCCATATTGTATCGAGCCTAAAATGGGAAACAACTTTTGACCAAAAAAGAGAAGGTTACAAACTTCAGGAACGCTTGAGTACCTGGAGCAGAATTTCGCTGCCTAGAGAAATCGCAAGTATTTTTAATGAATTGTGTCCACGGGAACAAAGCTGGAGAATTGAATCACTGGAACTCGATCTCGGGTCTTGTGATTATAGTGATCTAGAATTTGACCTCAGCAGAAAAATACGCAATTTATTGAGAGATAAAATTGCTGAACTAATTCTCTATCAAAACAATCAGAAAGAAAACGGAATTGCAGTTTATAACAAAGAAAAATCAATTTTGGAGAATTTGATGGTGTTTTTGTTAGACGGTTATTTACCCTGGAATTATCAAACTAAGGAAGGCTCCGTAAACCAGATTATGGCAGAATTGCTTCAAAATAATCTAACTGAAGTTATTGCCATTATTAAGGGAACTGGGATGACGCATGAGGAAGTCAGAAAAAGAATTGCATGGCAGTTTGACGAAAAAAATATAACTAAAATAATTGCAACACTTGAGCCTAATAATAGCAGTTCTATTATAGAATTCACCTCAATTATGGTTAATATTCAGGTAAAAGAAACTATTATTCAAACCAGTACTGCTAGTTTTAAAAAGAATCTATGGTTTTTTATTCTTAATTTCTTGTTATTGGAGCGCGGTACACTTTTCAATAAATTGGCTTTTATGAGAAGCAGTATTCTGCAAATGGCCAACCACTATAATATTGCTTATGCCGAACTTATTGTTCTTATTGAAAACACAGTAATAAAACTTTCAAATAAAACATCTCAGAATAACCATTTTATTGCTTGCTTAAAAATACTGACTCAGGAATATGAAAAACAAAAAAGTGAAAATTACCTGCCTGAAACTGCTATAAATTACTGGAACTTACTAGAACAATTATTTAAAAACAAAAACAGCAGAAGATTTAAATCAGATAAGGACAATCTAAATGAATTGATTGTTGCACTGAATACTGAAAATAAAACAAAATTTGATGCTCTTGTTCAGCTTATTTTTAAAGAAGAAAGTTTACTTGTTTTGCTGCTTAAAGATTTAAAAGAAGATTCAATAAAAGTACTGTTTTCTAGATTGGACACTACTCCATCGCTTCTTCAAATGGAGTCTGTAATTTATCTTAATAAACTTAGTCAAACTTTTAAGCTAAAAACTGATCGTAAGGTTTTATGGGAAATTGGAATGCTTTTTCTTATCAAAAATCAAAATGCCGATAATACAGCATTTCTTCTTTTTTGTATTAAAGAATTAGGTAAAAAAAATAACCTCAGACACGAACATTTATTAGCGATGTTTACCAATGCAAAAATTCCTTTAACAGTCAAAAACAATAATTCGGCAATTATATATACTAACCTTAATAGCATTTATTGCAGAGAAATAAACAGTAGCAATTCTAATTATCCTGCAATTCATTTTAAAAATCTTATTGTTAGACTGGAACTTGAACTGCAAAAGAACAGTATCAAAAATGTCTTTTTTATTGATTTACAAAGATCACTTACAAGAACTATTTTACTACACCCTAAAATGGCCTTTGATACAATGCTTTCGTACGGAAATAAAGAAGTTCTCAAGAAAATTCTTCCACTCATTATGAACCGCGAAATACTGCAATTATTGGTAAAAAATGCTAATTACAAAAAAACAAAGCTGGTTCAGACTATACAGCTTGTTTATGAAATTTTAAACGAAAAGGATAATTATGATTTTCCTGAAGAATTAATGACAGATAATTTGTTATTGCTTGGAATGCAGGAAATATTGTTTCATCCAGAACATAATTCCTCTTTATTTCTGGAGACTATTGTTATTGAATTATCTAAAAAAGTAACTGATACGAAACGTGATGATTATTATCAGTTTATTGTAAAACTTATTCATTCAAAAAGAATTAAATCTTTTGGAGTTACAATCAAAAAGACTTTCCTAAATCAATTAAAAAATACAAATTTTATTGATATAGCTGAATTTGCAAAGCTTGTTCAAAATACCTCACCTCAAGACCAGCAGGAATTAGCACAATTCCTGACAGCCAATTTTAATGATTCTAGATTTGTTTTACTGCGAAAACAAGACCGAAAAGAAAGTGAAAACCTATTATGTTACTTCTTGACAAATGGAGTTTCTCTGAAAAAAAACTGGATTCAGAAAACATCTAATCTCATAATAAATAACGTAAAATCGGTTTCAAAAACTAAAACTATCTGGGAATTAAATGAACTTTTCTGGAGCGCAATTTTAAAACATCCATCTTACAAAGGCAATCAAATCTTATTTGAAAAACTGCTTCAAAAAGAATTGACATCTTATTTGAAAAAGACTATTTCAAAAGAAAAAAATCGATCTCAAAACAAAATAAATGCTATTGAATCTACAAATTCAGAAATAGAATTTGCATCAATTTTTGAAGACGACCTGAATTCTTATTATACCGTTTCAAATGAATTTTCAGAATCTATAAGTGCGGAAATACTATTTGAAATTCAAAAATTAACAGAGAAAGAAAAATACAAATGGATTTTTTCAATTATGATGGAACGTCAAATTCCTTTAGGTTTTAGCTTTTCTAAATCAATTGAAATGAAAGATGTTCTAAATGCCGTTATTATAAAAGAGCCCATGATTTTTTTCCAAATTATAAAAAAGGAATTTATTCCAGAAGCTCAAATAGATTGGCTTACCCACAATGTTAGCTTTCATAATGTATGTAATGCCATAAGCCAATTAGATAGAAACAGAGAATCGTATCTAAGAATTCTGGAAAAATTTAATCATGTATTGGGAGCAATCACAATCAAAGGTCTTACCTCTAAAGAAATGCAGTATCTCTTGTTGAGAAAACTGTTAAGAGCCAACGCCAGTAACAGTTGGAAACTAATTTCCATAGATAAAATCTGGAACGAATTGATCTGGGAAGTAATAACAAAAAAAGGAATATCTAAAAAAAACTTCGTGGCAGATCTGGAAAAGTATATCTATCAATTTCCGCCCGCTTTGCAGCTTGGCCTCAAAGAAATTATAAGAACAGAAAATCAAACTGTCCCAATCTTAAAACAAACTGAAATAATATCAAAAATGAAAGAAATTAAAAGTACAGAAAAATCAAAAAACAATCTTAAGCAAGGTATAGCAATTAGAAACGCGGGAATTGTACTGCTGAACGCTTATATCCCAATGCTTTTTGAAAGATTGAAGCTTACTTCAGAAAATAAATTTGTAAGTAATGAACATCAGGTTAGAGCTGTGCAGTATCTGCAATATGTAATTACAGGAATGCAAGAGACTGAAGAGTTTTATCTGCCTTTGAACAAAGTTTTATGCGGTTTACCATTGAGCAATACAATACCTGATTTTATTGAAATAGCAGATCAGGAAAAACAATTGATAAATGGATTAATACAAGCCGTAATTTCTCATTGGCCAGCAATTGGAGATTGCTCTATTAACGGCTTTCGAGGAAACTGGCTGGTACGTGACGGAATTCTGGTAGAACTTGAAGACAAATGGGAGCTTATAGTAGACAAAAGGGCTTATGATATATTAATCAATAAATCTCCTTTTGCTTTTTCTATTATTAAATACCATTGGATAGACAAGCCTTTGCATGTGATTTGGCCCTATTAA
- a CDS encoding eCIS core domain-containing protein, protein MTEDHQKISENKIQVSAANVNHGNSSVELKDNRSHSIIQQKLAEKTTSQKAASSSITIQRKSNDTGLSDNLKSGIENLSGHSMDDVKVHYNSDKPALINAHAYAQGTDIHIANGQEKHLAHEAWHVVQQKQGRVKPTLQMNGKTNVNDDKSLEKEADIMGAKASQMTKIQNTANLSLNSINEKTLQLKSKNKDKKKEKAIAYQERQDQKAGIREYGREGYELKVINGEENVFTKFPPNKEIDPNIIGEHEGGIRVDVAESKPSKSKDKAIAYHEKQERKAGIREYGREGYDLRVINGEERDITPINIAETRPDDVPLLQKFRIETHSLHNIMLIFKHTPIESKQGQSISAETINIKLIEIQSEAKKLAKNYKTDMRDLRSVKRVKKLRDKYTLGMEVLTRKLIVMREEAYKELPQNIKKSGSKNLDINGTEIWRKDWLKTKTAIDNALGNLWGRWQTKLKVRARKNYGLLSKPVALNRAKWNKQVANEKWSIYYGGSLAKGYKGPPKQNTRFLASNFDVDANMDAPSISEYLINKKGKKVDRGQLDPKGADTDIENMDIAMDKEVKNELIKSKMVPDMESVNQIITEQFETRVNASKGLSDEVTQEVQRGENEQNVRDKLTGIRKTNPKKMKEIGKRLQNQNLLKDNSLDPRVLTEDEIKLVDQIIQEVISSRTK, encoded by the coding sequence ATGACAGAGGATCACCAAAAAATATCAGAAAATAAGATACAAGTAAGTGCCGCAAATGTGAATCACGGCAATTCTTCAGTTGAGTTAAAAGATAATCGGAGCCACTCTATTATACAACAAAAACTTGCTGAAAAAACTACAAGTCAAAAGGCAGCATCCTCTTCCATTACAATTCAAAGAAAAAGCAATGATACCGGTTTATCAGACAATCTAAAATCTGGAATAGAAAATCTTTCTGGTCATTCTATGGATGATGTAAAAGTTCATTATAACTCTGATAAACCTGCACTGATAAACGCTCATGCTTATGCACAAGGAACAGATATTCATATTGCAAATGGACAGGAAAAACATCTAGCACATGAAGCTTGGCACGTAGTCCAGCAAAAACAAGGACGCGTAAAACCTACTCTGCAAATGAATGGCAAAACAAATGTAAATGATGATAAAAGTTTGGAGAAGGAAGCCGATATTATGGGAGCAAAAGCATCACAAATGACTAAAATTCAAAACACTGCAAATTTATCTCTAAATAGCATTAATGAAAAAACCTTGCAATTAAAAAGTAAAAATAAAGATAAGAAAAAAGAAAAAGCAATTGCTTATCAGGAAAGACAAGATCAAAAAGCAGGGATAAGAGAATATGGTAGAGAAGGTTATGAACTAAAAGTAATCAATGGAGAAGAAAATGTTTTTACAAAATTTCCGCCCAATAAAGAAATTGATCCCAATATAATTGGTGAACATGAGGGAGGTATCCGTGTGGATGTTGCTGAGAGTAAACCTAGCAAAAGCAAAGATAAAGCAATTGCATATCACGAAAAACAAGAGCGAAAAGCAGGGATAAGAGAATATGGCAGAGAAGGTTATGATCTTAGAGTAATTAATGGCGAAGAGAGAGACATCACTCCTATTAATATAGCCGAAACTAGACCTGATGATGTACCATTGCTACAAAAATTCAGAATAGAAACGCATTCATTGCATAACATTATGCTTATTTTTAAACATACACCTATTGAAAGCAAACAAGGACAATCAATAAGTGCCGAAACTATAAACATAAAATTAATTGAAATTCAATCAGAAGCTAAAAAATTAGCTAAAAACTATAAAACTGATATGCGGGACCTTCGATCAGTTAAGAGAGTAAAAAAGTTAAGAGATAAATATACTCTAGGCATGGAAGTCCTAACAAGAAAATTAATTGTAATGAGAGAAGAAGCTTACAAAGAATTGCCACAAAATATAAAAAAAAGTGGTTCTAAAAATCTCGATATAAATGGAACCGAAATTTGGCGTAAAGATTGGCTAAAAACTAAAACAGCAATTGACAATGCATTGGGAAATCTTTGGGGAAGATGGCAGACAAAACTAAAAGTACGGGCTAGAAAAAATTATGGACTCTTGTCTAAACCAGTAGCTCTTAATCGGGCGAAATGGAATAAACAGGTAGCAAATGAAAAATGGAGCATTTATTATGGAGGTTCTCTTGCCAAAGGCTATAAAGGGCCACCTAAACAAAATACAAGATTTCTAGCTTCTAACTTTGACGTTGATGCTAATATGGATGCACCCTCAATTTCTGAATATCTAATCAATAAAAAAGGAAAAAAAGTAGATCGTGGCCAGCTAGATCCAAAAGGTGCAGATACTGATATAGAGAATATGGATATAGCAATGGATAAAGAAGTCAAGAATGAATTAATAAAATCAAAAATGGTACCTGATATGGAGAGTGTTAACCAAATAATAACAGAACAGTTCGAGACAAGGGTTAATGCATCCAAAGGTTTAAGCGACGAGGTAACACAAGAAGTTCAACGCGGTGAAAATGAGCAAAATGTTAGAGATAAATTAACGGGAATTAGAAAAACAAATCCTAAAAAAATGAAGGAGATAGGAAAACGTCTTCAAAATCAAAATCTATTAAAAGACAATAGTTTAGATCCAAGAGTCCTTACTGAGGATGAAATTAAACTAGTAGATCAGATCATTCAAGAAGTAATAAGTTCTAGAACTAAATAA
- a CDS encoding ATP-binding protein, with protein METNADIIVLDNEMDWLQKVIDQVICSYLLQEGHENRWQDIPVPEPDAANENNVYYKKIIEWKLNLYERLCLALILAPQIKPEILDIFFSKNAMYDRGFTEFGGVVNKNHSGFLPTGQTLSFLITAVNPELRTELLKILSTSNILAKEQVLVLETSESNVPILNQMLSINERWLHYFITGTLPKLEHSISFPAQQISTNLNWEDLVLEQHVMNQVMEINAWLNHGETLMTEWGLENKIKPGYRTLFYGPPGTGKTLTATLLGKSAKREVYRVDLSMVVSKYIGETEKNLSKIFDIAQHKDWILFFDEADALFGKRTVTSSSNDRHANQQTGYLLQRIEDFPGVVILASNLKENMDEAFSRRFQSMIHFTMPTAEERIQLWEKAFSGKCKLSPDIDIESIAENYELAGGAIINILRFCALAAIQKNETVVSQQDLLEGIRREFKKENKTLMVTQTN; from the coding sequence ATGGAAACTAATGCTGACATTATTGTTTTAGATAATGAAATGGATTGGCTACAAAAAGTAATCGATCAGGTTATTTGCAGTTATCTGCTTCAGGAAGGTCATGAAAACCGATGGCAGGATATTCCAGTGCCCGAACCCGATGCAGCTAACGAAAATAACGTTTATTACAAAAAAATAATTGAATGGAAATTAAATCTCTATGAACGGCTTTGTCTTGCTTTAATTTTGGCGCCTCAAATCAAACCTGAAATTCTTGATATTTTCTTTAGTAAAAATGCTATGTATGATCGAGGTTTTACTGAATTTGGCGGTGTTGTAAATAAAAATCACAGTGGTTTTTTGCCCACTGGGCAAACGCTTTCTTTTTTGATTACCGCTGTTAATCCTGAATTAAGAACTGAACTGCTGAAAATCCTGAGTACATCAAATATTCTTGCAAAAGAACAGGTTTTAGTTTTAGAAACAAGCGAATCTAATGTGCCTATTTTGAATCAGATGCTTTCGATTAATGAGCGTTGGCTACATTATTTTATAACTGGTACTCTACCAAAACTTGAGCATAGTATTTCATTTCCAGCTCAGCAAATTTCGACTAATCTAAACTGGGAAGATTTAGTTCTCGAACAACATGTGATGAATCAAGTTATGGAGATAAATGCATGGCTAAATCATGGTGAAACTCTTATGACAGAATGGGGCTTGGAGAATAAAATAAAACCTGGGTACAGAACACTTTTTTATGGCCCTCCAGGCACTGGAAAAACACTTACAGCAACTTTACTCGGAAAGAGCGCAAAAAGAGAAGTTTACAGAGTAGACCTTTCTATGGTTGTTTCTAAATATATCGGTGAAACCGAAAAGAATCTTTCTAAGATATTTGATATTGCACAACACAAAGACTGGATTCTGTTTTTTGATGAAGCCGATGCACTTTTCGGAAAAAGAACTGTTACATCATCATCAAATGATCGGCATGCAAATCAGCAGACGGGATATTTACTTCAAAGAATTGAAGATTTTCCGGGAGTTGTTATTCTAGCTTCCAATTTAAAAGAAAATATGGACGAAGCTTTCTCAAGAAGATTTCAATCAATGATTCATTTTACAATGCCAACCGCTGAAGAAAGAATTCAATTATGGGAAAAAGCATTCTCAGGAAAGTGCAAACTTAGTCCAGATATTGATATCGAAAGCATTGCCGAAAACTATGAACTTGCTGGAGGTGCTATTATTAATATTCTACGTTTTTGCGCTTTGGCTGCAATTCAGAAAAATGAAACTGTAGTTAGTCAGCAGGATTTATTGGAAGGTATCAGACGTGAGTTTAAAAAAGAGAATAAAACACTCATGGTCACTCAAACAAATTGA
- a CDS encoding SinI family restriction endonuclease, with protein MRIKGTSEAELKKIMKGHRLLMSIETIVGDLLEEYLSIKLYDYNWVCCWGSSIDAVDFCNSKGELLQIKNSDNSENSSSSKVRNGTEIKKWSRRKSTQNNTFYWEKLIDLTGAKDISEEDFQSFVGSIIDKNCDCIYSNNQPIKS; from the coding sequence TTGCGTATTAAAGGTACCTCTGAGGCTGAACTAAAAAAAATAATGAAAGGACACCGTTTACTGATGTCAATCGAAACCATTGTTGGAGATTTATTAGAAGAATACTTATCAATAAAACTTTACGATTACAATTGGGTTTGTTGCTGGGGAAGTTCAATAGATGCAGTTGATTTTTGCAATTCTAAAGGAGAATTATTACAAATAAAAAATAGTGATAACTCAGAGAATAGTTCGTCTAGTAAAGTCCGTAATGGTACAGAAATAAAAAAATGGTCTAGAAGAAAATCTACACAGAATAATACTTTTTATTGGGAAAAATTAATAGATTTAACTGGTGCAAAAGATATTTCGGAAGAAGATTTCCAAAGTTTTGTAGGCTCTATTATTGATAAAAATTGTGATTGCATCTACTCTAATAATCAACCTATTAAATCCTAA
- a CDS encoding vWA domain-containing protein codes for MKTKIAIIAMLLVNVCFGQYGVSTGSYSMVKSNRMNSRNESGAFSERMIIVEDFVNYHKHKISIPKKEETELSIDYDNDLLENKNSFVLQVGLATAIKENLTKTSKEVNISLVVDNSGSMAGNDKLTYVKSAIKTFVRKLENGMSLSLITFSTDARVVIKTEKLESNREKIYQIIDNIQPEGSTNIYAGMMLGYEEIAKTHNDDKNSRLILLTDGMVNTGETSLEKILIASKRYNDMGIETSTIGVGSDLDFDLLRSLAENGKGSNHFIGDSEIDIQKVFVTELESLLYNIGKNPKITIELPKDYVVQKIYGYKPNYISENKVSIELENLNSGITQVVLCDIEKLKSISSSEIKVSLEYEKNKKVISSYSTLNYRLGTESTNDEIAKNYSIAVMADALKQYAIEYTKGKIPARTNLDKALKFTDKHTDASDIDVKRTYDILKKI; via the coding sequence ATGAAAACAAAAATCGCAATTATTGCAATGTTATTGGTAAATGTATGTTTTGGACAGTATGGAGTTTCTACAGGTTCTTATTCAATGGTTAAAAGTAACAGAATGAATTCTCGTAATGAAAGCGGTGCTTTTAGTGAACGTATGATTATTGTAGAGGATTTTGTGAATTATCATAAGCACAAAATAAGCATTCCTAAAAAGGAAGAAACTGAATTGAGTATTGATTATGATAATGATTTATTGGAAAATAAAAATAGTTTTGTTTTGCAAGTAGGATTGGCAACAGCAATTAAAGAAAACCTAACTAAGACATCGAAAGAGGTAAATATTTCATTGGTTGTTGATAATAGTGGCTCAATGGCTGGTAATGATAAGTTAACTTATGTAAAAAGTGCCATCAAAACGTTTGTTAGGAAGCTGGAAAATGGTATGTCTTTATCTCTTATTACTTTTAGTACAGATGCAAGAGTTGTAATCAAGACTGAAAAATTAGAATCTAATCGTGAGAAAATTTATCAAATAATTGACAATATTCAGCCCGAAGGTTCTACAAATATTTATGCAGGAATGATGCTTGGGTATGAAGAAATTGCTAAAACACATAATGACGATAAAAATTCCCGTCTTATTCTGCTTACCGATGGAATGGTTAATACAGGAGAGACTAGTTTAGAAAAAATCCTTATTGCATCTAAACGATATAATGATATGGGAATTGAAACCTCTACAATTGGTGTTGGAAGTGATCTGGATTTTGATTTGTTGAGAAGTTTGGCAGAAAATGGAAAAGGTTCTAATCATTTTATTGGAGATTCAGAAATTGATATCCAGAAAGTATTCGTAACAGAATTGGAAAGTTTGTTGTATAATATTGGTAAAAATCCTAAAATAACTATAGAATTGCCTAAAGATTATGTTGTGCAGAAAATTTATGGTTATAAGCCTAATTATATTTCAGAGAATAAAGTGTCTATTGAATTAGAAAATCTAAATTCTGGAATTACACAAGTTGTTTTATGTGATATAGAGAAATTAAAGTCAATTTCAAGTTCTGAGATTAAGGTTTCTTTAGAATATGAAAAAAACAAAAAGGTAATTAGTTCCTATTCAACTTTAAATTATAGATTAGGCACAGAATCAACTAATGATGAGATTGCTAAAAACTATTCGATCGCAGTAATGGCAGATGCTCTTAAACAGTATGCAATAGAATATACAAAAGGAAAGATTCCAGCAAGAACAAACTTGGACAAAGCATTAAAGTTTACCGATAAACACACTGATGCTAGCGATATTGATGTGAAACGTACTTATGATATACTTAAAAAAATATAG